From a single Pseudomonas triticicola genomic region:
- a CDS encoding beta (1-6) glucans synthase, protein MQVTCVALQPLGLTMSATYRFPFLPYLSACLLGLLALGGFWYSLGQPVILPDAATPTHKLQCASYTPFDKDQSPFDVPFKLRPERMDADLALLATRFECIRTYSMTGLEALPDLARKHGLKLMIGAWVNSNPVDTEQEVELLIKSANANPDVVTAVIVGNEALLRKEVTGAQLARLINKVKSQVKQPVTYADVWEFWLKHPEIAPAVDFLTIHLLPYWEDDPSNIDVALRHVADVRQVFGNKFAPKDVMIGETGWPSEGRQRETAVPSRVNEAKFIRGFVAMAEQEGWRYNLIEAFDQPWKRGSEGAVGGYWGLFDADRQDKGVLAGPVSNVPYWKEWLAVGALIFLGTLMLGGRVRTTRSALVLPLLGAVAACSIGAWGDLARLTTRFAGEWLWVGLLTGLNLLVLAHAALTLSARTGWRARAFDLLERRAGWLVAAAGFAAAVMMLEMVFDPRYRSFASMAFVLPALVYLCRPVSVPRREIALLTFVIGAGIAPQLYQEGMLNQQAWGWALVGGLMVVALWRCLRVRKA, encoded by the coding sequence ATGCAGGTAACATGCGTCGCTTTGCAGCCACTCGGCCTGACCATGTCCGCGACGTACCGATTTCCTTTTCTGCCTTATCTGTCCGCCTGCCTGCTCGGGCTCCTGGCCCTTGGCGGTTTCTGGTATAGCCTCGGCCAACCGGTGATCCTGCCTGACGCCGCGACGCCGACGCACAAGTTGCAATGCGCCTCCTACACACCGTTCGACAAAGACCAATCGCCGTTCGACGTGCCGTTCAAATTGCGCCCCGAGCGCATGGACGCCGATCTCGCGCTGCTGGCGACGCGCTTTGAATGCATCCGCACCTACTCGATGACCGGGCTCGAAGCCCTGCCCGATCTGGCGCGCAAACACGGTCTGAAGTTGATGATCGGCGCCTGGGTCAACAGCAACCCGGTCGACACCGAGCAGGAAGTCGAGCTGCTGATCAAATCGGCCAATGCCAACCCCGACGTGGTCACTGCCGTAATCGTCGGCAACGAAGCGCTGCTGCGCAAAGAGGTCACTGGCGCACAACTGGCCCGGCTGATCAACAAGGTCAAAAGCCAGGTCAAGCAACCGGTGACCTACGCCGACGTCTGGGAATTCTGGCTCAAGCACCCGGAAATCGCCCCGGCCGTGGACTTTCTGACCATTCACTTGCTGCCGTACTGGGAAGACGATCCGTCGAACATCGACGTGGCGCTGCGGCATGTGGCGGATGTGCGCCAGGTATTCGGCAACAAATTCGCTCCGAAAGACGTGATGATTGGCGAAACCGGCTGGCCGAGCGAAGGCCGCCAGCGTGAAACGGCAGTGCCAAGCCGGGTCAACGAGGCGAAATTCATTCGTGGCTTTGTGGCGATGGCCGAGCAGGAAGGCTGGCGTTACAACCTGATCGAAGCCTTCGACCAACCGTGGAAGCGCGGCAGTGAAGGCGCGGTCGGCGGCTATTGGGGGCTGTTCGATGCCGATCGGCAGGACAAGGGCGTGCTCGCCGGGCCGGTGAGCAATGTGCCGTACTGGAAAGAATGGCTGGCGGTCGGTGCCTTGATTTTCCTTGGGACGCTGATGCTTGGTGGACGCGTGCGCACCACACGTTCGGCGCTTGTGCTGCCACTGCTGGGCGCTGTCGCTGCTTGCTCGATTGGCGCTTGGGGCGATCTGGCGCGGCTGACCACGCGCTTTGCCGGTGAATGGCTGTGGGTCGGTTTGCTCACCGGGTTGAATTTGCTGGTGCTCGCGCATGCCGCGCTGACGCTAAGCGCACGCACAGGTTGGCGCGCGCGAGCATTCGATTTGCTTGAGCGGCGCGCCGGCTGGCTGGTCGCGGCGGCCGGTTTTGCCGCGGCGGTGATGATGCTGGAGATGGTCTTCGATCCGCGCTATCGCAGTTTCGCCAGCATGGCGTTCGTGCTGCCGGCGCTGGTTTACCTGTGCCGCCCGGTGAGCGTGCCGCGTCGGGAGATTGCGCTGCTGACCTTTGTCATCGGTGCGGGGATTGCACCGCAGTTGTATCAGGAAGGGATGCTGAACCAGCAGGCGTGGGGTTGGGCGCTGGTCGGTGGCTTGATGGTGGTGGCGTTGTGGCGCTGCCTGCGGGTTCGCAAGGCCTGA
- a CDS encoding serine protein kinase PrkA — translation MLRSLRFAALFSGLILSASALAVDIDAASYGYPLTNPFEATIATTPPDLRPELPLDDDINQTDRSLTLRPEREFQLPDNFWAVKKLTYRIATQDKPAPLIFLIAGTGARFDSTLNEYLKKLYYKAGYHVVQLSSPTSFDFISAASRFATPGVTKEDAEDMYRVMQAVRAQNPKLPVTEYYLTGYSLGALDAAFVAHLDETRRSFNFKKVLLLNPPVNLYTSVTNLDKLVQTEVKGINNSTTFYELVLSKLTRYFQQKGYIDLNDALLYDFQQSKQHLTNEQMAMLIGTSFRFSAADIAYTSDLVNRRGLITPPKFPITEGTSLTPFLKRALQCDFDCYITEQVIPMWRARTDGGSLLQLIDQVSLYALKDYLHDSPKIAVMHNADDVILGPGDLGFLRKTFGDRLTVYPLGGHCGNLNYRVNSDAMLEFFRG, via the coding sequence ATGCTCCGTTCCTTGCGCTTCGCCGCGCTGTTCAGCGGCCTTATCTTGAGTGCGTCCGCGCTGGCGGTGGATATCGACGCCGCCAGTTATGGCTACCCGCTGACCAACCCGTTCGAGGCGACGATCGCCACGACACCACCGGATCTGCGTCCGGAGTTGCCGTTGGACGACGACATCAATCAAACGGACCGCAGCCTCACCCTGCGCCCGGAGCGTGAATTCCAACTGCCGGACAATTTCTGGGCAGTCAAAAAACTCACCTACCGCATCGCCACCCAGGACAAACCGGCGCCGCTGATCTTCCTGATCGCCGGCACCGGTGCGCGCTTTGACAGCACGCTCAACGAATACCTGAAAAAGCTGTATTACAAGGCCGGCTACCACGTCGTGCAGTTGTCGTCGCCGACCAGCTTCGACTTCATCAGCGCCGCCTCGCGTTTCGCCACTCCGGGCGTGACCAAGGAAGATGCCGAAGACATGTATCGGGTGATGCAGGCCGTGCGGGCGCAGAACCCGAAACTGCCGGTCACCGAGTATTACCTGACCGGTTACAGCCTCGGCGCCCTCGATGCCGCGTTCGTCGCGCATCTGGACGAAACGCGCCGCAGCTTCAACTTCAAGAAAGTCCTGCTGCTCAACCCGCCGGTCAACCTCTACACCTCGGTGACCAACCTCGACAAGCTGGTACAGACCGAGGTCAAGGGCATCAACAACAGCACCACGTTCTATGAACTGGTACTGAGCAAGCTGACCCGTTACTTCCAACAGAAAGGCTACATCGATCTCAACGATGCGCTGCTGTATGACTTCCAGCAGTCCAAACAGCACCTGACCAACGAACAGATGGCCATGCTCATCGGCACGTCGTTCCGTTTCTCGGCGGCCGACATTGCCTATACCTCGGACCTGGTCAACCGTCGCGGCCTGATCACCCCGCCGAAATTCCCGATCACCGAAGGCACCAGCCTCACGCCGTTCCTCAAGCGCGCGCTGCAATGCGATTTCGACTGCTACATCACCGAACAGGTTATTCCGATGTGGCGCGCGCGCACCGACGGCGGCAGCCTGCTGCAACTGATCGATCAGGTCAGCCTGTATGCGCTCAAGGATTACCTGCACGACAGCCCGAAAATCGCCGTCATGCACAACGCCGACGACGTCATCCTCGGCCCTGGCGACCTGGGCTTCCTGCGTAAAACCTTCGGTGATCGCCTGACCGTTTATCCACTGGGCGGCCACTGCGGCAACCTTAACTATCGCGTCAACAGCGACGCCATGCTGGAGTTCTTCCGTGGCTAA